A window from Armatimonas rosea encodes these proteins:
- a CDS encoding outer membrane beta-barrel protein produces the protein MKSLLCAALLGALALPVSAQSNPRFSASAGSFFPGGKAGDRYSNTSFTYQPRLKALSLGLPVSTTYYLDTTRRKLTTGTGTSAVTTTQWMQGFGVLLRAHVLPVNAKGLYETLGVGIYQRHFSDGTTSTTGYGPGGKIGLGYQVNSMFVEADYTAVARIKGNNQSGFGMRVGVRF, from the coding sequence ATGAAATCGCTCCTCTGCGCCGCGCTGCTTGGCGCTCTTGCTCTTCCGGTCTCCGCCCAGTCCAATCCCCGCTTCAGTGCGAGCGCGGGCTCCTTTTTCCCGGGAGGCAAGGCCGGCGACCGCTACTCCAACACGAGCTTTACCTACCAGCCGCGGCTCAAGGCTCTCAGCCTAGGGCTGCCCGTCTCCACGACCTACTATCTCGACACCACGCGGCGCAAGCTGACCACCGGCACGGGGACCTCTGCCGTCACGACCACGCAGTGGATGCAGGGCTTTGGTGTCCTGCTACGGGCACACGTTCTCCCGGTGAATGCTAAGGGGCTCTATGAGACACTTGGTGTCGGCATCTACCAGCGCCACTTCTCCGATGGCACCACCAGCACGACCGGCTACGGCCCGGGAGGGAAGATCGGGCTCGGCTACCAGGTGAACTCGATGTTTGTTGAGGCCGACTACACCGCCGTGGCCCGGATCAAGGGCAACAACCAGAGCGGGTTTGGTATGCGGGTCGGGGTTCGGTTCTAG
- a CDS encoding ankyrin repeat domain-containing protein yields the protein MKPTDKPPKQLVRTVILTILMVVPLLISLQVFPVALIQVIYIASLLAFPLALLLGVWLLNGACHKRWFGLFLALIVFMPIGFFGTMIWESGDEMCHKAARNGSVEWLRTVLTGGPDVVDTHGNSLLMKAAQYGHTEMVRELLRRGARTGYRDGDGDTALSVAIRYKHDDCVRLLREAGARW from the coding sequence ATGAAACCAACGGACAAACCACCCAAACAGCTTGTCAGGACCGTGATCCTAACCATTCTGATGGTAGTCCCGCTCTTAATTTCGCTTCAAGTATTCCCCGTCGCGCTCATTCAAGTTATCTATATAGCGTCGCTTCTTGCATTCCCCTTGGCGCTCTTGCTCGGCGTTTGGCTACTGAACGGAGCGTGCCACAAGCGCTGGTTTGGACTGTTTTTGGCGCTGATCGTCTTCATGCCAATCGGTTTCTTCGGCACGATGATCTGGGAATCTGGCGATGAGATGTGCCACAAAGCCGCGCGAAATGGCAGTGTGGAGTGGCTCCGCACGGTGCTCACAGGCGGCCCGGATGTCGTCGATACTCATGGCAACTCCCTTCTCATGAAGGCAGCGCAGTACGGCCATACGGAGATGGTGCGCGAGCTTCTGCGACGTGGCGCACGGACGGGCTACCGCGACGGCGACGGAGACACAGCGCTCTCGGTGGCGATCCGCTACAAGCACGATGACTGCGTTCGCCTATTGCGTGAGGCCGGAGCCCGCTGGTGA
- a CDS encoding polyribonucleotide nucleotidyltransferase: MSVQSVEFTLPDGRVVSIETGKLAKQANGSVVVKIGDTYVLATATMGNDPKSGIDFFPLTCDFEERKYAVGKIPGGFVKRGGRPSEKAILTCRLIDRPLRPLFDKNMRNETQVIVMPLSVEMENLPDVYAVLGASAALHVSDIPWAGPIGCVRVGMDADGGFLINPSQDAIATSDLDLVVAGTAQAILMVEAGANMVSEAKMLEAFDVAHEVIKTQCAAIEKLRELAGKPKREIKLHEYNKEILDVIRERFSAELRAGLQDPDKASREAGLTLLINGVVEKLTPEFPDKIADLKELADKVVKEQLRDLIITEGKRPDGRGTTDIRQIDCEVGLLPRVHGTGLFTRGQTQVLTALTLGSPGDAQMVDTLEEDGEKKYMHFYNFPPYSVGEARSLRGPGRREIGHGALAERALVPVLPEAKDWPYTMLLTSDVMESNGSTSMASTCGSTLALMDAGVPIKAPVAGIAMGLINEGDKFAVLTDIQGMEDFSGDMDFKVAGTADGITALQLDTKIQGIPRPVFVDAFEQARVARLYILNKITEAIPESRTTASQYAPRIITVQIDPEQIGMIIGPGGKTIKKITADTGAKIDIEQSGLVHITATDGISGDAARAIIEGMTKTLSPGEIYDGEVVRFLQFGAFVALPGGKDALVHVSQLSDPPPSRPEENLKIGDTIRVRITEIDSQGRVNATARDLDTPFDPANPEPGRPPRGPRPGGDRGGDRGGRGGDRGGDRGGFRGGDRDRGPRSGGDRDRGPRREDVTSASPALDPVVEPVEEDGDDLPKARFRPRR, translated from the coding sequence ACGGAAGTATGCAGTCGGTAAGATCCCCGGTGGCTTTGTCAAGCGCGGCGGTCGCCCCTCCGAGAAAGCCATCCTCACCTGCCGCCTGATCGACCGTCCCCTGCGCCCCCTGTTCGACAAGAACATGCGCAACGAGACCCAGGTGATCGTCATGCCTCTCTCCGTCGAGATGGAGAACCTCCCCGATGTCTACGCCGTTTTGGGCGCATCGGCAGCGCTCCATGTCTCCGATATCCCCTGGGCCGGGCCGATTGGCTGTGTGCGCGTGGGAATGGACGCCGACGGTGGGTTTCTGATCAACCCGAGCCAGGACGCCATTGCAACCAGTGATCTGGACCTGGTGGTTGCCGGAACCGCGCAGGCCATCCTGATGGTCGAGGCCGGTGCCAACATGGTCTCCGAGGCCAAGATGCTCGAGGCCTTCGATGTGGCCCATGAGGTCATCAAGACCCAGTGTGCCGCCATTGAGAAGCTGCGCGAGCTTGCGGGCAAGCCCAAGCGCGAGATCAAGCTCCACGAGTACAACAAGGAGATCCTTGATGTCATCCGTGAGCGCTTCTCCGCCGAGCTGCGTGCCGGCCTGCAGGACCCCGACAAGGCGAGCCGTGAGGCGGGTCTGACCCTGCTGATCAACGGCGTGGTCGAGAAGCTCACCCCCGAGTTCCCCGACAAGATCGCCGACCTGAAGGAGCTCGCCGATAAGGTGGTCAAGGAGCAGCTGCGCGACCTGATCATCACCGAGGGCAAGCGCCCCGATGGCCGTGGTACCACCGATATCCGCCAGATCGACTGCGAAGTGGGTCTCCTGCCCCGTGTCCATGGAACGGGCCTCTTCACCCGCGGCCAGACCCAGGTGCTCACCGCCCTGACCCTTGGCTCGCCCGGCGATGCCCAGATGGTGGATACGCTCGAAGAAGACGGCGAGAAGAAGTACATGCACTTCTACAACTTCCCGCCCTACTCCGTGGGTGAGGCCCGCTCCCTACGTGGCCCCGGTCGGCGTGAGATCGGCCACGGCGCCCTCGCCGAGCGCGCCCTGGTTCCCGTCCTCCCCGAGGCGAAGGACTGGCCCTACACCATGCTCCTGACCTCCGATGTCATGGAGTCCAATGGCTCGACGTCGATGGCCTCGACCTGTGGCTCGACCCTGGCGCTGATGGATGCCGGTGTCCCGATCAAGGCACCTGTCGCGGGAATCGCGATGGGCCTGATCAACGAGGGCGATAAGTTCGCGGTTCTGACCGATATCCAGGGCATGGAGGACTTCTCCGGCGACATGGACTTCAAGGTCGCCGGAACCGCCGATGGCATCACGGCCCTCCAGCTCGACACCAAGATCCAGGGCATCCCGCGCCCGGTCTTTGTCGATGCCTTTGAGCAGGCCCGTGTCGCGCGCCTCTACATCCTCAATAAGATCACCGAGGCGATCCCCGAGTCCCGCACCACGGCAAGCCAGTACGCGCCGCGGATCATCACCGTGCAGATCGACCCCGAGCAGATCGGCATGATTATCGGACCGGGTGGCAAGACCATCAAGAAGATCACCGCCGACACGGGTGCCAAGATCGATATCGAGCAGAGCGGCCTGGTGCACATCACCGCCACCGACGGTATCTCCGGCGATGCGGCGCGCGCCATTATCGAGGGGATGACCAAGACCCTCAGCCCCGGCGAGATCTACGACGGTGAGGTGGTGCGCTTCCTCCAGTTCGGTGCGTTTGTCGCGCTACCGGGTGGCAAGGACGCGCTCGTGCACGTGAGCCAGCTCTCCGACCCGCCCCCGAGCCGCCCCGAGGAGAACCTCAAGATCGGCGACACGATCCGGGTGCGCATCACCGAGATCGACAGCCAGGGCCGTGTGAATGCAACCGCACGCGATCTGGACACCCCGTTCGACCCCGCCAACCCCGAGCCGGGCCGACCGCCCCGTGGCCCACGCCCCGGTGGTGATCGTGGCGGCGACCGCGGTGGACGCGGCGGCGATCGCGGTGGAGACCGTGGTGGCTTCCGTGGCGGCGACCGCGACCGTGGCCCCCGCTCCGGCGGCGACCGTGACCGTGGCCCGCGCCGTGAGGACGTCACTTCGGCGTCTCCTGCCCTCGACCCTGTGGTCGAGCCGGTGGAGGAAGACGGCGACGATCTCCCGAAGGCTCGCTTCCGCCCCCGCCGCTGA
- a CDS encoding alpha/beta hydrolase gives MAFLDYHYFSQALGKQTAAYVLLPETGVGPFPVLYLLHGLSDNHTIWLRRTAIERYVANLPLIVVMPDGGRGFYADAAEGYAYGKAIGEELVDRIDKTFPTQATRDGRVIAGLSMGGYGAARLALAYPERFRAAHSLSGAVGFGHKDPNWDDARTPEFKRIVGDDYKGGDCDLYALAEKNQAAGTLPQLRIDCGTEDFLLEDNRAFTKFLTEQGIPHEYEEFPGAHTWEYWDLHIQDALKFFFP, from the coding sequence ATGGCATTTCTCGACTACCACTACTTCTCGCAGGCACTCGGCAAGCAGACGGCGGCCTATGTCTTGCTACCCGAGACCGGCGTCGGTCCCTTCCCCGTGCTCTATCTCCTCCACGGCCTCTCCGACAACCACACGATCTGGCTACGGCGCACGGCGATCGAGCGCTATGTCGCCAACCTCCCGCTGATCGTGGTCATGCCCGATGGTGGCCGGGGCTTCTACGCCGATGCCGCGGAGGGCTACGCCTACGGAAAAGCAATCGGCGAGGAGCTGGTGGACCGGATCGACAAGACCTTCCCGACCCAAGCCACCCGCGACGGTCGCGTGATCGCGGGGCTCTCGATGGGCGGCTACGGGGCGGCGCGGCTGGCACTGGCCTACCCGGAGCGCTTCCGGGCGGCGCATAGCCTCTCGGGCGCGGTGGGCTTTGGGCACAAGGACCCGAACTGGGACGATGCCCGAACCCCGGAGTTCAAGCGGATTGTCGGGGACGACTACAAGGGCGGCGACTGCGATCTCTACGCCCTCGCCGAGAAGAACCAGGCCGCGGGGACACTCCCCCAGCTTCGGATCGACTGCGGCACCGAGGATTTCTTACTGGAGGACAACCGCGCCTTCACCAAGTTCCTGACCGAGCAGGGCATCCCCCACGAGTACGAGGAGTTCCCCGGCGCACACACCTGGGAGTACTGGGACCTCCACATCCAAGACGCGCTCAAGTTCTTCTTTCCGTAG
- a CDS encoding isocitrate/isopropylmalate family dehydrogenase, giving the protein MAVHNVTLIRGDGTGPELVEATRRVLEAAVATSGSSFNWDVVEAGVDIMETAGTPLPENVLESCRKNKVALKGPITTPIGTGFRSVNVALRKELDLYACIRPCKSYKGVRSRYENIDIVIVRENTEDLYAGVEYDLGSPEAQTIIDMAGGKIKPGSAISIKPFSVEGIRRIIKIAFDYAIENNRKKVTAVCKANIMKYTDGLFYKVAREVAAAYGATFAPGTPAAAQPDPTMADCAGKGAGIVYDEWLVDAMCMQLVQKPENYDILVMPNLYGDILSDLGAGLVGGLGVAPGANIGADCALFEATHGSAPKYKGQNKVNPTALILSGYLMLKYLKEDAAAARLEAAIEKVIADGTHVTYDMKPDRNDPTAVGTAEMADAIIAAL; this is encoded by the coding sequence GTGGCAGTTCATAATGTGACACTGATTCGTGGAGATGGGACCGGCCCTGAGCTGGTTGAGGCAACCCGTCGGGTACTAGAGGCCGCCGTGGCGACCAGTGGGTCGTCGTTTAACTGGGACGTGGTCGAGGCCGGTGTGGATATCATGGAGACGGCGGGGACGCCGCTTCCCGAGAATGTTCTGGAGTCCTGCCGCAAGAACAAGGTGGCGCTCAAGGGGCCCATCACGACCCCCATCGGTACCGGCTTCCGCTCGGTCAACGTGGCCCTGCGCAAAGAGCTCGATCTCTATGCCTGTATCCGCCCCTGTAAGAGCTACAAGGGTGTCCGCAGCCGCTACGAGAACATCGACATCGTGATTGTCCGCGAGAACACCGAGGACCTCTACGCCGGTGTCGAGTACGACCTGGGTAGCCCCGAGGCGCAGACCATCATCGACATGGCCGGTGGCAAGATCAAGCCGGGCTCGGCGATCTCCATCAAGCCGTTCTCGGTCGAGGGAATCCGCCGCATCATCAAGATCGCCTTCGACTACGCCATCGAGAACAACCGGAAGAAAGTGACCGCGGTCTGCAAGGCCAACATCATGAAGTACACCGACGGTCTGTTCTACAAGGTGGCACGTGAAGTGGCCGCTGCCTACGGTGCGACCTTTGCACCCGGCACTCCCGCCGCTGCACAGCCCGATCCCACCATGGCCGACTGTGCGGGCAAGGGCGCGGGGATTGTCTACGACGAGTGGCTGGTCGATGCGATGTGTATGCAGCTCGTGCAGAAGCCCGAGAACTACGACATCCTGGTGATGCCCAACCTCTACGGCGACATCCTCTCCGACCTGGGCGCGGGCCTTGTCGGTGGCCTGGGTGTGGCACCTGGCGCCAATATCGGTGCGGACTGTGCGCTCTTTGAGGCGACCCACGGCTCCGCGCCCAAGTACAAGGGCCAGAACAAGGTCAACCCGACCGCGCTGATCCTCTCGGGCTACCTGATGCTCAAGTACCTGAAGGAAGACGCCGCCGCCGCACGCCTGGAGGCCGCTATCGAGAAGGTAATCGCCGATGGCACCCATGTCACCTACGACATGAAGCCCGACCGCAACGACCCGACCGCGGTCGGCACCGCCGAGATGGCCGACGCGATCATCGCGGCTTTATAA
- a CDS encoding transglutaminase-like domain-containing protein, whose amino-acid sequence MHRFVAALFALLLTLPSLAQAPRPTETGGGLYFGIFLKDTKLGHLHQELDSKARYKGKPSTKLTARSAMNIKMLGANGNITTSEVVYLDPKTGATLAEETRTEASGRVTEVKATYTKDSVSFTAEIQGTKKSGTLRLKPGEVFLRDPSDMPGSKPVPGTRSKGKTFSPDTQTLVDMETVVGEKEPIVVANRTVSAYKIQAVGPVPSTVYVDDEGEILLAQVALGIEIRRLPKEAALAPEGKSVDLADSIGTRPTGVSLEKVARTSHHAVYELGHVTRPLPPSDSVQRWEELPVAGAEKGEKTLKVTVTPPLLPTTPTVKLFAQPSQAPERLRRYLKATEYVPSEDASFVALARKVIGSQTDAARVAQLLAEHTYKTIKADPSILAVRTANDIRKDPRGVCRDYTTYFTTLARAVGLPTKQCTGVAYANGLFLYHAWPEVWVGTDASGNDLWVALEVTWGAPFADATHLKLTEGEITDVSSIAADMGRYSIKVVEVRE is encoded by the coding sequence ATGCACCGATTTGTCGCGGCTCTTTTTGCTCTCTTGCTCACCCTGCCCAGCCTGGCACAGGCGCCCCGCCCGACCGAGACAGGCGGCGGACTCTACTTCGGAATCTTCCTCAAAGACACCAAGCTAGGCCACCTGCACCAGGAGCTCGACAGCAAGGCACGCTACAAAGGCAAGCCCTCCACCAAGCTCACGGCGCGCTCGGCGATGAACATCAAGATGCTGGGCGCGAACGGCAATATCACCACGTCGGAGGTGGTCTACCTCGACCCCAAGACCGGCGCGACCCTCGCGGAGGAGACCCGCACCGAGGCATCAGGGCGCGTGACCGAGGTCAAGGCGACCTACACCAAGGACTCCGTGAGCTTTACCGCCGAGATCCAGGGCACCAAGAAGTCCGGGACCCTGCGCCTCAAGCCCGGCGAGGTCTTCCTCCGCGACCCCTCCGACATGCCCGGAAGCAAGCCGGTTCCTGGCACCCGCTCCAAGGGCAAGACCTTCTCCCCCGACACCCAGACCCTCGTGGACATGGAGACCGTGGTTGGGGAGAAAGAGCCGATTGTCGTGGCGAACCGGACGGTCTCAGCTTACAAGATTCAGGCGGTTGGTCCCGTTCCGTCCACGGTCTATGTCGATGACGAAGGGGAGATCTTACTGGCCCAGGTCGCGCTGGGGATCGAGATTCGGCGGCTTCCCAAAGAGGCCGCGCTCGCCCCGGAGGGCAAGAGTGTCGACTTGGCAGACAGTATCGGCACACGCCCCACGGGAGTATCGCTGGAGAAGGTTGCCCGCACCTCCCACCACGCGGTCTACGAGCTGGGGCACGTAACTCGCCCGCTGCCCCCCAGTGACTCGGTCCAGCGCTGGGAGGAGCTCCCGGTCGCCGGAGCGGAGAAGGGCGAGAAGACCCTCAAGGTGACGGTCACGCCCCCGCTCTTGCCCACGACACCGACCGTGAAGCTCTTTGCCCAGCCCAGCCAGGCACCCGAGCGGCTCCGGCGCTATCTCAAGGCGACCGAGTACGTCCCCAGCGAGGACGCGTCGTTTGTGGCCCTTGCCCGCAAGGTGATCGGGAGCCAGACCGATGCCGCTCGCGTGGCGCAGCTCCTCGCCGAGCACACCTACAAGACCATCAAGGCCGACCCGAGCATCCTCGCGGTCCGCACCGCCAACGACATTCGCAAGGACCCGCGCGGGGTCTGCCGGGACTACACCACCTACTTCACCACACTCGCCCGTGCCGTGGGGCTCCCGACCAAGCAGTGCACCGGAGTCGCCTATGCCAATGGGCTCTTTCTCTACCACGCCTGGCCCGAGGTCTGGGTGGGCACGGATGCAAGCGGCAACGACCTCTGGGTGGCGCTGGAGGTGACCTGGGGTGCGCCCTTTGCCGATGCCACGCACCTCAAGCTCACCGAGGGCGAGATCACCGATGTGAGCAGTATCGCCGCGGATATGGGCCGCTACAGCATCAAGGTCGTTGAGGTGCGCGAGTGA
- a CDS encoding glycoside hydrolase family 5 protein has translation MNRQLSLLSLAFLLTLPVRALAQLPTPTYGWNLGNTMEPPSGVGTWGGKPSAALIQSVARAGFNTVRVPCAWDSHADKTTHKIDPGYLAQVKQVVDWCLAQRLHVIINAHWDGGWLENKLTGTVDPAIDTKMKAYWTQIAQAFAGYDSRLLFAGANEPNVDSPAKMAELLTYYQTFVDSVRATGGKNTSRWLIVSGPSTDIEKTNKLMDALPKDPTKGRLMVEVHYYTPYQFCLMSKDESWGKMAYFWGKDYRSTALPERNATFADEAGMDALFKSMHEKFVRKGIPVLLGEFRADRRLNNPELKGIERERHLASTTYWNRTVVQTAHRYKIAPIFWDTPGHLFDFTTGAVLDKDTIRALTGGPALPPPKP, from the coding sequence ATGAACAGACAACTCTCTCTCCTCAGCCTCGCTTTTCTCCTCACACTTCCCGTCCGTGCACTCGCGCAGCTTCCCACGCCCACCTACGGGTGGAACCTGGGAAACACGATGGAGCCGCCCAGTGGAGTCGGAACCTGGGGAGGCAAGCCGAGCGCGGCGCTGATCCAGTCGGTGGCGCGGGCGGGGTTCAATACCGTGCGGGTTCCCTGCGCCTGGGACAGCCACGCCGACAAGACGACCCACAAGATCGATCCGGGCTACCTGGCACAGGTGAAGCAAGTCGTGGACTGGTGCCTGGCGCAGCGCCTGCACGTGATTATCAACGCCCACTGGGACGGTGGCTGGCTGGAGAACAAGCTCACAGGGACGGTCGATCCGGCCATCGACACGAAGATGAAGGCGTACTGGACCCAGATCGCGCAGGCCTTCGCCGGCTACGACAGCCGTCTTCTCTTTGCCGGTGCCAACGAGCCCAATGTCGATTCCCCCGCCAAGATGGCCGAGCTCCTCACCTACTACCAGACCTTTGTGGACTCCGTGCGCGCCACGGGCGGCAAGAACACGTCGCGCTGGCTGATTGTCTCCGGCCCCAGTACCGATATTGAGAAGACCAACAAGCTCATGGATGCCTTGCCCAAGGACCCCACCAAGGGCCGGCTGATGGTGGAGGTGCACTACTACACGCCGTACCAGTTCTGCTTGATGTCCAAAGACGAGTCCTGGGGCAAGATGGCCTATTTTTGGGGAAAAGACTACCGCTCGACCGCGCTGCCGGAGCGCAATGCGACCTTCGCCGACGAGGCGGGGATGGACGCGCTCTTCAAGTCGATGCACGAGAAGTTTGTCCGCAAGGGGATTCCCGTGCTTCTCGGAGAGTTCCGCGCCGACCGACGCCTGAACAACCCGGAACTGAAGGGGATCGAGCGGGAGCGGCACCTCGCCTCGACCACGTACTGGAACCGAACGGTGGTCCAGACCGCGCACCGCTATAAAATCGCCCCGATCTTCTGGGACACCCCCGGCCATCTCTTTGACTTTACGACTGGAGCCGTCCTCGATAAAGACACCATTCGCGCCCTCACCGGCGGCCCCGCGCTTCCGCCCCCGAAACCGTAG
- a CDS encoding Uma2 family endonuclease, with protein sequence MRGKLRKMAPAGDAHGAYTMDLATELNYYIRLHDLGRGYAAETGFRLSRNPDTVLAPDFAFVAKARLTEQPGPGFVALVPDLVLETRSPGDTSKGMADKLALWMGFGVRLALHLEPRTKRLTVHTPGSPPQVLTAADTLTGGDVLPGFTLPLSRLFA encoded by the coding sequence ATTCGAGGAAAACTACGTAAGATGGCCCCTGCTGGCGATGCGCACGGCGCATACACCATGGACTTGGCCACCGAGCTAAACTACTACATTCGTCTTCACGATCTAGGGCGTGGCTACGCCGCGGAGACGGGTTTTCGCCTGTCCCGAAACCCGGATACAGTGCTGGCTCCTGATTTCGCCTTTGTCGCCAAGGCACGCCTGACCGAGCAACCGGGACCGGGATTTGTGGCACTCGTCCCCGATCTGGTGCTGGAGACCCGCTCGCCCGGTGATACGTCGAAGGGGATGGCCGATAAGCTGGCGCTCTGGATGGGCTTTGGGGTCCGCCTCGCGCTGCACCTGGAGCCGCGCACGAAACGCCTGACGGTCCACACGCCGGGCAGCCCGCCGCAGGTGCTCACCGCAGCCGACACGCTCACGGGCGGCGATGTCTTGCCAGGTTTTACGCTTCCCCTCAGCCGACTCTTCGCGTGA
- a CDS encoding chloramphenicol phosphotransferase CPT family protein, which translates to MQGKIILVNGASSSGKTTLCRALQAALPELFWYLSLDHYRELGIIPWDRVRSGEFDRQTLRPQLFEGFYRTLPALAEAGNNLLIEHILAPNDYPERLFEVLAPFEVFFVGVHCPLDELERRERVRGDRPLGDARKDFAVTHTYFPYDIEIDSTQPAPENAARIITAWQARPVQENPER; encoded by the coding sequence ATGCAGGGCAAGATAATTCTGGTCAATGGCGCATCGAGCTCCGGCAAGACAACCCTCTGCCGGGCGCTCCAAGCCGCGCTCCCCGAGCTGTTCTGGTACCTGAGTCTCGACCACTACCGCGAGCTAGGGATCATCCCCTGGGACCGTGTCCGCAGCGGTGAGTTCGACCGCCAGACCCTCCGTCCCCAGCTCTTCGAGGGTTTCTACCGGACGCTCCCCGCGCTCGCGGAGGCGGGAAACAATCTCCTTATCGAGCATATCCTCGCCCCGAATGACTACCCCGAGCGGCTCTTCGAAGTTCTCGCCCCCTTTGAGGTCTTCTTTGTGGGAGTGCACTGCCCGCTCGATGAGCTAGAGCGCCGGGAGCGCGTCCGCGGCGACCGCCCCCTCGGCGATGCGCGCAAGGACTTCGCCGTCACCCACACCTATTTCCCCTACGATATCGAGATTGACTCCACCCAGCCCGCCCCCGAAAACGCCGCCCGTATCATCACCGCTTGGCAGGCACGCCCTGTCCAAGAAAACCCCGAGAGGTAG
- a CDS encoding RNA polymerase sigma factor, giving the protein MDIQDLPEPDDDAIRRGDPDAFTALYIRYAPRVLGYLLRLGVARQDAEDLTQETFLAALRGSGRFGGRSRPLAWLLGIAVRRWRDGNRRGPAPKQVSVEPGPDTAKQALRKVTLEHSLLQLDEPLREALLLVVVQGLSYAEAAGALAIPLGTLKWRLHEATRRMRRLLSEGEELPHEP; this is encoded by the coding sequence ATGGATATACAGGACCTGCCCGAGCCCGACGATGACGCGATCCGCCGCGGCGATCCCGATGCGTTCACGGCCCTCTATATCCGCTATGCACCCCGTGTCTTGGGCTACTTGCTACGGCTAGGGGTCGCGCGGCAGGATGCGGAAGACCTCACCCAGGAGACATTTCTTGCGGCACTCCGTGGCAGTGGGAGGTTCGGGGGACGCTCGCGGCCCCTCGCTTGGCTCCTGGGAATCGCGGTGCGGCGCTGGCGCGACGGCAACCGGCGTGGCCCCGCCCCCAAGCAAGTGAGTGTCGAGCCAGGCCCCGATACGGCCAAGCAAGCCCTGCGTAAGGTCACCCTAGAGCACTCCCTACTCCAGCTCGACGAGCCCTTGCGCGAGGCGCTCCTGCTTGTTGTGGTGCAGGGGCTCTCGTATGCAGAGGCCGCGGGCGCTCTGGCGATTCCCCTGGGAACCCTCAAGTGGCGCCTCCACGAAGCAACCCGCCGCATGCGTAGACTTTTATCGGAGGGAGAGGAGCTGCCCCATGAACCATGA
- a CDS encoding DUF1559 domain-containing protein, translated as MNLAVRRPRGFTLIELLVVIAIIAILAAILFPVFAQAREKARATSCLSNQKQIGLAFMQYIQDYDEAMPLAVGSTTVGAATVATNWAVDLIGGTNVSTAIVPAGTTAAGLLSPYMKNNQIVVCPSASVRASTTSAAISYLYNDLAVAQSQATFTAVAQTIVMSESSSASGAMVGAASPLRLGVGHAVVRAISYTSGTAPAAIPTTLNVVPATQPVTSVVMDQVSLTDVTRHSGGGNFLYADGHAKWAKVTTGPTGIPATIYFPPANVVRTSAINNGGATIVEGTNEPQPGGNMLGYSGTFFLN; from the coding sequence ATGAATTTGGCTGTTCGCCGTCCTCGCGGCTTTACGTTGATCGAGCTTCTTGTTGTTATTGCGATCATTGCAATCCTTGCAGCGATCCTCTTCCCCGTCTTTGCCCAGGCACGTGAGAAAGCGCGCGCCACGAGCTGCCTCTCCAACCAGAAGCAGATCGGGCTTGCGTTTATGCAGTACATCCAGGACTACGACGAGGCCATGCCTCTTGCCGTGGGCTCGACCACCGTCGGGGCGGCTACCGTGGCGACCAACTGGGCCGTGGACTTGATCGGGGGGACCAATGTCTCCACCGCCATCGTCCCCGCCGGCACCACCGCAGCTGGCCTCCTCTCCCCCTACATGAAGAACAACCAGATCGTCGTCTGCCCGTCGGCATCGGTGCGCGCCTCGACCACCTCCGCCGCGATCTCCTACCTCTACAACGACCTCGCTGTCGCCCAGTCCCAGGCCACGTTTACGGCGGTCGCGCAGACCATCGTGATGAGTGAGAGTAGCAGCGCCTCCGGTGCGATGGTAGGGGCAGCATCCCCGCTCCGCCTCGGTGTCGGCCATGCGGTGGTGCGTGCGATCTCCTACACCAGTGGAACCGCGCCCGCCGCCATCCCCACGACCCTCAATGTGGTCCCGGCCACCCAGCCGGTGACCAGTGTGGTGATGGACCAGGTCAGCCTCACCGATGTCACCCGGCACTCCGGCGGCGGCAACTTCCTCTACGCCGACGGCCACGCAAAGTGGGCCAAGGTGACCACGGGACCGACCGGCATCCCCGCGACGATCTACTTCCCCCCTGCCAATGTCGTCCGCACCAGCGCGATCAACAACGGCGGCGCTACTATAGTCGAGGGAACCAACGAGCCCCAGCCCGGCGGTAACATGCTCGGCTACTCTGGGACGTTCTTTCTCAACTAA